A region from the Sulfurivermis fontis genome encodes:
- a CDS encoding phage head-tail joining protein, with the protein MSNPTYTEAQLQALRDALARGERRVTFGDKTVEYRSVEELKAAIAEVEAAMLKDTVATGLYPRPPRQIRILTNKGF; encoded by the coding sequence ATGAGTAATCCCACCTACACCGAGGCGCAACTGCAGGCCTTGCGGGACGCGCTGGCCCGTGGCGAGCGGCGCGTCACCTTCGGCGACAAGACGGTCGAGTATCGCAGCGTCGAGGAACTGAAGGCGGCCATCGCCGAGGTCGAGGCCGCGATGCTCAAGGATACCGTGGCCACCGGACTGTATCCGCGCCCGCCGCGGCAAATCCGCATTCTCACCAACAAGGGGTTCTGA
- a CDS encoding S49 family peptidase produces the protein MMLPHLASRIFGTPLLIQRAKLDVILSVIGDRLGIQAPEVDLAVPARAVAKPAPPGIALIPIHGTLVKRTLGLEAASGLTSYQDIGAMLEAALADPSVNGILLDIDSPGGEASGSFELARRIRDATKIKPVWAVANDAAFSAAYAIASAAERIVVTETGGVGSIGVIALHIDQSVKDANDGYRYTAITAGAHKNDYSPHEPLTDAARDTLQDEVDRLYDLFVGFVAAMREMPESAVRATEAALYFGPNATAVGLADAVGTLESTLDEFSTYISSRGRKAPQARAARSGAVLKEVSMSDEPIAMTGDQAAAMLEQARREGLQAAQAIVELCTLAGCPDQAAIYLAEGRTEAEVRRLLIEAKAAQSEATAIHSTIVPPHERHESPVIAAVKKLVHKE, from the coding sequence ATCATGCTGCCCCATCTTGCCTCCCGTATCTTCGGGACGCCCTTGCTCATCCAGCGCGCCAAGCTCGACGTGATCCTCTCCGTCATCGGGGATCGCCTCGGTATCCAAGCGCCCGAGGTCGATCTCGCGGTGCCCGCCCGCGCCGTCGCCAAGCCGGCACCACCAGGCATCGCGCTCATCCCGATCCATGGCACGCTGGTCAAGCGTACCCTGGGGCTGGAGGCGGCCTCGGGTCTGACGAGCTATCAGGACATCGGCGCGATGCTCGAGGCGGCGCTGGCCGATCCGAGCGTCAACGGCATCCTGCTGGACATCGACTCCCCGGGCGGCGAGGCCTCCGGCAGCTTCGAGCTCGCCCGCCGCATTCGGGATGCCACGAAGATCAAGCCCGTGTGGGCGGTGGCCAACGACGCCGCTTTTTCCGCCGCCTATGCCATCGCCTCCGCCGCAGAGCGGATCGTCGTGACGGAGACGGGCGGCGTGGGCTCCATCGGCGTCATCGCCCTGCACATCGACCAGTCCGTCAAGGATGCCAACGACGGCTACCGCTACACCGCGATCACGGCGGGCGCGCACAAGAACGACTACTCACCCCACGAGCCGCTCACCGACGCCGCGCGGGACACGCTGCAAGACGAGGTGGATCGCCTCTACGACCTCTTCGTCGGTTTCGTTGCCGCCATGCGCGAGATGCCGGAATCGGCGGTGCGGGCCACCGAGGCCGCGCTCTACTTCGGGCCGAACGCCACGGCGGTCGGTCTGGCCGATGCCGTCGGCACACTGGAGTCGACCCTCGATGAATTCTCGACCTACATCAGCTCCCGAGGCCGCAAGGCGCCCCAGGCTCGGGCTGCGCGATCCGGGGCGGTATTGAAGGAGGTATCCATGTCCGATGAACCCATTGCAATGACTGGCGACCAGGCCGCCGCCATGCTCGAACAAGCGCGTCGTGAAGGCCTGCAAGCCGCGCAGGCCATCGTCGAGCTTTGCACGCTCGCCGGCTGCCCCGACCAGGCCGCCATCTACCTCGCGGAAGGCAGGACCGAGGCCGAAGTGCGTCGCCTGCTCATCGAGGCCAAGGCCGCGCAGTCCGAGGCCACGGCCATCCATTCCACCATCGTTCCACCCCATGAGCGGCACGAGTCCCCGGTGATCGCGGCCGTCAAGAAACTCGTCCACAAGGAGTAA
- a CDS encoding phage portal protein: MGWFSHLRRRLFGNTPTYDAAGMGRRTLAWMPGNPGAVSALATTQPALRAKSRDMARRNAWAAAGIEAFVANAIGTGIKPQSMVQDAARREAIQRLWWDWVEYADAAGLTDFYGLQALACRAMIEGGEAIVRIRWRRPEDDLPVPIQLQVLEPEHLPLTMNRDLPNGNVIRAGIEFDRLGRRVAYHLYRAHPEDGLLSPMSGVGGMDTVRVAAEEIVHLFRPLRPGQIRGEPWLARALVKLHELDQYDDAELVRKKTAAMFAGFITRTSPEDNLMGEGLADANGAALAGMEPGTLQILEPGEDIKFSDPADVGGSYAEFMRQQFRAVAAAMGITYEMLTGDLTQVNYSSIRAGLLEFRRRCEVIQHSVIVHQLCRPIWRAWMHQAVMDGRLDLPGFANPERRRTYLACKWIPQGWQWVDPQKEFNAMKLAIRAGLMSRSEAISAYGYDAEDVDKEIATDNARADALGLVFDSDPRHDKAPTHPMPPEPEE, from the coding sequence ATGGGCTGGTTCTCGCACCTCCGGCGCCGCCTGTTCGGCAATACGCCGACCTACGATGCCGCAGGCATGGGCAGGCGCACGCTGGCGTGGATGCCGGGCAACCCGGGCGCGGTTTCCGCCCTGGCCACGACGCAACCCGCGCTGCGGGCCAAAAGCCGCGACATGGCGCGGCGCAACGCCTGGGCTGCCGCCGGCATCGAGGCCTTCGTCGCCAATGCCATCGGCACCGGCATCAAGCCGCAGAGCATGGTGCAGGACGCCGCCCGGCGCGAGGCCATCCAGCGCCTGTGGTGGGACTGGGTGGAGTATGCCGACGCCGCCGGGCTCACCGACTTTTACGGCCTCCAGGCGCTCGCCTGCCGCGCCATGATCGAAGGGGGCGAGGCCATCGTGCGTATCCGCTGGCGGCGTCCCGAGGATGACCTGCCAGTGCCAATCCAGCTCCAGGTGCTCGAACCCGAGCACCTGCCGCTGACCATGAATCGCGACCTGCCGAACGGCAACGTCATCCGCGCCGGCATCGAGTTCGACCGCCTGGGCCGTCGGGTGGCCTATCACCTTTACCGCGCGCATCCGGAGGATGGTCTGCTGTCGCCGATGTCCGGCGTGGGCGGCATGGACACCGTGCGTGTCGCCGCCGAGGAGATCGTGCATCTGTTCCGCCCGCTGCGCCCTGGACAGATACGCGGCGAGCCGTGGCTTGCCCGGGCGTTGGTGAAACTCCACGAGCTCGACCAGTACGACGACGCCGAGCTGGTGCGCAAGAAGACCGCGGCGATGTTCGCCGGGTTCATTACGCGCACGAGCCCAGAGGACAACCTCATGGGTGAAGGCTTGGCGGATGCCAACGGCGCGGCGCTGGCCGGGATGGAGCCGGGCACACTGCAAATCCTGGAGCCGGGCGAGGACATCAAGTTCTCGGACCCCGCCGACGTGGGCGGCTCCTATGCCGAGTTCATGCGCCAGCAATTCCGCGCCGTGGCCGCCGCCATGGGCATCACCTACGAGATGCTCACCGGCGATCTCACCCAGGTGAACTATTCCTCCATCCGCGCGGGGCTGTTGGAGTTCCGTCGCCGCTGCGAGGTGATCCAGCACAGTGTCATCGTCCACCAACTCTGCCGCCCGATCTGGCGTGCCTGGATGCACCAGGCGGTGATGGACGGACGACTCGACCTGCCGGGCTTCGCCAACCCCGAGCGGCGTCGCACCTATCTGGCCTGCAAGTGGATACCGCAGGGCTGGCAATGGGTCGATCCGCAAAAGGAGTTCAACGCCATGAAGCTCGCCATTCGTGCCGGACTCATGAGCCGTTCGGAGGCGATCTCGGCCTACGGCTACGACGCCGAGGATGTCGACAAGGAGATTGCGACCGATAACGCCCGCGCCGATGCGCTGGGTCTGGTGTTCGACTCCGACCCGCGCCATGACAAGGCGCCAACCCATCCCATGCCGCCAGAACCAGAGGAGTGA